The Puniceicoccus vermicola nucleotide sequence CGGAGAATGCGCGCCCGCAGAACCCCGGTTTCGAAAAGATGGCGGATGCCGGATAAATCGCGTCCCGTGAAAAAGAAATCGCAACGGGATTCGAGAAGACCTTTGTCGAGGAGTGGGGTGCCACGACATAGAGCGCGGGAAAAGGCGAGGGCGTCGTTGGCCCCATCGCCAATCATCAGAGCTGAGCCTTTTGCATTCTTCTCGATCCACTGGGCTTTCGCTTCCGGGCTCAGTCCTCCCAAGGCCCGTTCGCGCGGGATCGGTAGACCGGAGGCAAGGGTATCGACTTTTTCCTGACGATCTCCACTGAGGATGGCCAGACCCAGACCCCGGTCAGCCAGCTTCTGCAACTCCTCGGAGGCTTGTTGGCGGACGGAATCGGTGAAGACAAACCGAGTCAGCACCTCCCCATTTCTAGCGAAAACCGTAGCCCCATCGGCCTCGTCTTCGGCATCCTTCCAACCCGCTTTCCCGAGCGTCCATTCCTCGGAACCTTTCGCGGCAACGACGCCTTGGCCGGCAATTTCGGTAAACGAATCGGGCGGCAGACTGCGTACTCCGCGGCGTAGGAGTTCCTCCCGCAGAGTCCGACCGACGGGATGAAAACTGGATTCAACCAAGCTCAGGAGGAGCGATTTTTCCGGTTCGCCAAGACGATCCAATGAGGAGGGATCGGTGAGCGTCGGATTCTCGAGGGTTAAGGTTCCCGTCTTGTCGAAAACAGCTTCCTTAACGTCGTCGAGACGTCCCCAGAGATCGCCTTCCCGCAAATAGACCCCATGACGCCGTAATCGACCCGCAGCGATGTCATTGATGAGCGGCCAAGCAATCCCAAGGGAGCAGGGGCAGGAAACGACGAGTACAGAGATGGCCACTTGGAGACCGGAAAAAACGTCCCCGAACACTCCCCAAGCCGTCCCTCCGAGCACCGCTAGTGCAATCACCAGGCCGGTGTAGAAAACCAAAATCCGCTCAAGGAGAAGGTTGCGGGGCGGATCGCCTGTCTCGTTCGTCAGACGGAAAAGCAGAGAATCTTTCCATGTCTCTTCGGCGCGCAAATGAGCCGGATCACTGCTCGTCAGGATGGCGCCCGAGGGGACCCGTGAACTGGTTTCGAAGGAGACCCCATCCGACTCGCCATTCATATTTTCGAGGCTAAAAGTGGCCGGGCCATTCTCGAGAACCGAACGAACCGGCAAGGTCTGCCCGGGCTCTAGAGAGAAACGGTGCTCGGGGCGGATGGCTCCGGCGGCGAGGCGCTCATTTCCTACGAGGGACTGGTAGGTCGTCGCCGCTGGATCCAAGGCCTGTGCCCGGGCGCGGTTTCGCTCAATGGATCGCTCCTGCAACCAGCGGCCGGTCAGCATTAAAAAGATAAAAATGGCGACGAAATCGAAATAGACGAGATCCTCGCGCCCCAGCAACCATCCGATGATGGATCCACCCCAAGCCGCACTGACTCCGAGAGCGATCGGCAGGTCGATATGAAGAACCCCCATTCGTGCGGCGTCCCAC carries:
- a CDS encoding heavy metal translocating P-type ATPase metal-binding domain-containing protein, whose translation is MAETKSCKHCGTPFLSESDEEFCCAGCAHVHQLIEERGLEKFYSLRGRAIEPVSPAVSRPADFEWLRAAVGEAEKTAEVEGRAAQLSLDVKGISCVGCVWLLEELFRKQSGGRRFSVNPQSGRAELEWRPGVFSPVKFAEEVRRFGYRFAPRSGPTESDSGPLLSRLGICAFLALNTMLFTLPGYLGMEKDFPFADLFGILTVLFASISFGVGGLWFVGRAWDAARMGVLHIDLPIALGVSAAWGGSIIGWLLGREDLVYFDFVAIFIFLMLTGRWLQERSIERNRARAQALDPAATTYQSLVGNERLAAGAIRPEHRFSLEPGQTLPVRSVLENGPATFSLENMNGESDGVSFETSSRVPSGAILTSSDPAHLRAEETWKDSLLFRLTNETGDPPRNLLLERILVFYTGLVIALAVLGGTAWGVFGDVFSGLQVAISVLVVSCPCSLGIAWPLINDIAAGRLRRHGVYLREGDLWGRLDDVKEAVFDKTGTLTLENPTLTDPSSLDRLGEPEKSLLLSLVESSFHPVGRTLREELLRRGVRSLPPDSFTEIAGQGVVAAKGSEEWTLGKAGWKDAEDEADGATVFARNGEVLTRFVFTDSVRQQASEELQKLADRGLGLAILSGDRQEKVDTLASGLPIPRERALGGLSPEAKAQWIEKNAKGSALMIGDGANDALAFSRALCRGTPLLDKGLLESRCDFFFTGRDLSGIRHLFETGVLRARILRQVFTFAAVYNVAAIALCLFGWMNPLLAAILMPSSALLTVARASRMRRR